A segment of the Crassostrea angulata isolate pt1a10 chromosome 10, ASM2561291v2, whole genome shotgun sequence genome:
AAGCAATtcgattttctgatatcagaatatggatgttattattttttgatatcaggaattggaatttctgatatcaggaactctttttctgatatcagaGAATGtacctaaaatattaaattcaggATGCAAATCAATAACATACATTAATATGAAAGATACGGGGACTCGAAATTAGCAACACGGCGTTCTTTGTCTAAATATTGACCTCTCTCTGTTTTTtcgtcagagagagagagagagagagagagagagagagagagagagagagagagagagagagagagagagagagagagagagagagagagagaatgaaacATCATTTGAGTGTGAACATCAGCAGTCCATCGATCGAGCTGATTTAGATTGTTTCTGTataattataatgaaaacataaaatctaTGGAATTTTAAGAATTGTCTTTTAGTTATCAAACAATTCTACTCTAATtggtaatatttaaaaatagttatTGAATTCCCTAATTCAGGTTGGtaataaattaattgtaaatcCAATAATTGGATTGCTAATACCGTTAACTTTTATGAATGCAATGGTTGAATCCTTACTTTCTTAAACTTCGTGTTCATTAAAGGACATgtttaaatgcataattatatcTAATCGGAAGTATATGTGGATTGCTTAGGTGATATCAGAATAATTCCTCAACGAGTAAACGTTTTAAGGAGTttacatattgtttttttttagttccaGTCTTGTAGCAGTGAGGCAGCGATGCGCCCTTACCCCGATGGTTCCTGATTATACTTACAACCAACTATTCTTTGAAGAAATGTGTCAATAGCAGTCTATTAGAAAACTTCAAGATAGTTCTATTCAAAGTGATGCAACAggttattgaaattttaaacattttttatataaaccaAAGAAGGATCCTAATATGTGGtcttaaaaatgatttatattctAAGTGTTAAAAATTCAACAGTTATCAAGTAAATACCCTTTAATTCCTCGGTAGATGTAGGTCATGTGGAACGAACTATAACATTTGCATTGTAACATGTCCCATGTTTACCTGCAGACATTGCttattattgaaaaaagaaTGGCGGagcatattttgttttgtacaaCATGCACAAAAGTTTTGCTGTGTGTAGATAGAAGGATGTGAAGGGACATTTAGAGATACAACAGTTTTCTGGCGCAAATTTCACCAATCTGCGAATGGTATGTGAAAAAGTTTAAACTAATTTCCTCCTCTAAGGAAGTTTACTTCCGCATTCAGGGTGCTGCATGCACTTCCTGTGGGAGACAGAATCTGTAAAGAATCAAAATGCAAGCCCCAACTTTTTTGAGTTCTTACTTCAttttcaatctatatattccgTTCTTGTCTCCAGGTCTCAGGTGTAATTACATGTGTACGTAAAACAGTCTGTTGGGACAAGCCAAGTAATATtcaattgtatatacatgtaactgattCAGAATCTCAAATCATGTCCTCTTGGTATCATTGTGTGGTTTGTAGAGGTAGCCATGTACAAGCTTCGTCTCCGCCAGTCCTACCTGTCTTTTGGGGCTTTCGGATGCTATGGCGTCAGCTTACTCTTCTTCATCATCTGTTTCTGCTCAAACCATTGGTGGTACCTCCAGTTGGACGGAAAAGTCATCAATATGGGATTGTGGACCGGATGTTGGTCATCGACAAGCGGGGAATCCAAATGTTCTAGCTCAATATTTGAtgacaaacattttcaaaatggtGAGCTGGAAGAAAAATTTGCATGCGTTAGAGGCTGAttcctttatacatgtacatgtacacacatatttaatttacattctTAATAGTAATTGTACATGAATTGCATCTAACAAACCTTTTGGTATAGTAACAGAACATCTGTTACTGTTTATAAACACTACAGGATCTGTTTTTACAGGAGGAGGCAGTGATTGGTATCATGGGGCCCGGATCCTCATGACGTGTTCTCTTATTGCCATTTTTCTACAAGAGTTCGCTCTTATAGGATACCTGTGTATCAATGAAGTCGAGAAGTACCGACAGAAACTCGCCGGTGCTGTCTTAGGATTTTCTGCTGTAATAGGTAACATAGATCATTTTATTGGAAGCTTTGTTTTTCATTCCATCTCAAGCAGAAAGAAATTAATGGAAACCGGTTGGTGTCAGGtggaaaatgaaatgtaaaattaattgaatAGGATGGCTGAACTGTATTCAAGATATATTAGTAACGAAGAAAAAATTATAACGGTGGACATAGATGAAACAGGTTTTTTCTGACCGCCGTTAAAAATTATGTAGCACAGTCAGATATTCATATTTCTTCATATGGCACCAGCTGGCTTCTGTACAAATTGTCGATGTATATATTCAGAAAAAAGATTGTTTAAGTTTTTTGCACTCGCAAACAATATAAGTAATCGTAGGTTTTATTCACAAGTTACCGAATACAAATCTACATAGAATGTCTTTTTCAGGTGActctctttataaaaattattttgcttgCAGTGTTTCTCTTGCTGCTTAATTTTCTTGTAACGGCACCGGAAGCTAACCAACTACCAGGTGGAAGCATAGGCTGGTCATTTGGACTGACCTTTTTATGTATTTTGTCAGAAGTTGCGGTTGGTGTTGCAATATTCTTGGAGCGAAAAAATAAACACGACTCAAAGAAAACTCTCAATACAAAAAATGAGGCCATATCTAGTGTTCATGATTCAAAACCCCACAATTTGGATCCTGCTATGGTGACCTTTTGGCTCGATCCACATCCCAGGGACGACTTGTCTTTCTCTTACCGTTCCTCAACCGGAAGTTTAAATATACCGTATGTTCCTGACAATTTGTCAATAGACACTGTGTCAACTGATGTGGTTAAATACATTGAAGAGCCAGGGTCCTCAAAGAGAGGGCATCTGGAATGGGAGGTCTGATCATGGCAACCACATTATCTCATCCGGACATTGTCTTACACACACATTTAGTAAATCACCTGTCATTTcattatttagtaaaatttacTCAGATATCACGGAACCATTAGACGGACATTTATGAACCTTTTGATAAGATATTCGCTTGCAATGTtagattttaacaataaaggTTCATATTTCACAGAGAAAAACTAGTTGTTATTTTTGGGAGTAGATGTGTAATTAAATCCTCTATGAAATCACTCGTTTGAACCAAAAGTGGAGTGAACGTGCACTCGGTAAATACATGAATCCATAATATAAATAAGTTCTTTGAGAAAATAATGAGAATTGCTTCTGTTAACTGCAGCCTATAAAACTTACATAAGGGTAATCAGCGCTGAGATACAAGTAATCCTTTAAAAGGTATGGACCCAGGAGGAGTAGTGACACATACATCAAATAGAATTTTTTGTCTACAGGCCAAGTTAATCATTGATAAATATAAGTTTATATTAAAGGGGGTGTTACCTAAATATTTCTGTTTGGAAGACAATTTTCATTTCGGCAGACTATTGAAATAGATGGGCTGGATGGTCTTTGGCTATTTTAAGACTTTCTCGATCTTCGGTGTATAAAGATATAcgaaactgtttaaaatttaaagctaaaagattttaatttattgtacTAAATAATAATTAACAGCCAAAACgatcttaattattttaaaatttccagCTTGATCCATTAGGTAACTTGTCGATCATTTAGCCTCCTTACTAGTTAGATAAGTCGGCAGTTGCTCGTTTTATTTACGGTATTTTTTTCTTGCTTAAAGAGCAACAGGTTAAAGTAGAGGGTAAAATCTTATGAGACTTTCCCAGATATTTCCCTTTCAGATAAACTAATAACACTGAATCTGCAATGTTCAGACATTGATCAAACAATACTCCTTGAAAAATCAACTCCCTTAAGTAGTGTCAGTACTTTAATTCTATTggtgtttatttctttgatctGAGATATTGCAACATTTGCGCACTTTTACTTGACTCGATCTACTGGTACATGAATAATAGCATCAAAATATGGGAAATTGGCGTCTCAGCAATAGGAAATCTTTTTTTACAATCAAACCAAATCGCATATAAtttaagaatttgaaaaaaaaacaccacttATGAAATCTTATGACAGGTTTacacatttttgaaatatatgactAAAATCATATGCTGAACTAAAGAGCAAATTTCTGCTTATCAAgagatcatttttttaaaattctgttcTACAATTCTAAGAATACAATTACCAACACTTTACcaacatttattgataatacACAGATGTATCTGAAACAGTTTAAGCATGTTGGGCCTGGGTAATAGTCGTCATTACATAAATGAGTTGAAAATGCATATTTACTCCAATAGAGGGCGCTGAGACGGAAGTAAATAATGTCGGTAAATAGAGTAAAGATATTCCTAATTTGTTGCGGTTTTGTCAGAACTTTATCGCCCTTCCCGTATTCTTGTTGCAGTCCTTTTCACGGCCCTAGTGCTTGCCATGATATCGACAGAAGCTGCTAAACTGGAGGGTGGACGGCTCGGGTGGTCCTTTGATTTGGCGGGGGTTAACATTATTCCGTGTACTTGTGTAGTGGCATTGGTTTACCTTGAATTGTACTACCAAAATCACAAGCAGTCGTGTTTATATATCGGAGAGTaactttaaaaattgacttCCATTTTTCTATCCTAGTATTTCATATATACAGCACTAGCAGTTagcttaaaataaaacacagaaTACGTAGCCTACATGTAGTTTGTTCTATTCAATGATTTAGAGAGGCGTTTTTTCCAGAATTTTATGTTAGCAAAAACATGATATTATGATAattatgtatgaaaaataaacctaagcgataaataaaacttaaacaaCTTGCCAAGATTTTTTACTAGGTAGAAAGAATATTATTCTGCatgatgaaatattatttaaccaatttttaagtCACCtaagtcactcaggtgacctattacAATTggtcgtcgtgcgtcgtcctTCGTCCATCGTGCGCTGTGAGTCGCTCGAtaacaattttacatgaaaactacaagaaatatcattgtgaaatgtaATACACCATCACCCTTGGGACCTCATGGGTGGGACATAATATGCAAAAAggcaatatctttaaaaatcttcttctatactcccacacatgtcgggaaaaaaaattgcatggcAATGATGTCCATGTAGCTCACgaccaaaatttttttattcatggcccctgggtcaggggttcaggctttagGGCTATTTGGCTCTATAGTATGcagaaaattttagaaaaactttctttactcccatatatatatgagaaaaaaaactatataaatgCATGATTCCGAATTCCATGAAGTCCTTTACCCAAATTGCGAAATTAATGGctcctgtgtcaggggttcaggccctagggCGAGGCTATTATGTCCTTGAGACTCTCTGACCTGTCAAcctatgggctatggtactcaggtgaccttcAAGGCCATGTGGGCCTCTTTTTATATAGGACAacgataatatttttatataaatctatAAACCATCATCGTTTTGTCATTtagaattttacaataaaaaatgtttcgcAAAACGAATTTTCattctttatatatacatatacgaTTACATAAAATACACAACACTGAGATAAACTTGCGCAAGATTTGGACTTGTTTCCTAatacattctgaaaaaaattcctTAGACATTCTACTTCTGATATCATCACATAACTTGCCTACATCACTTATTATCCCCGTAAAGTGAAGcagtgtagtttgtttttaagTAGAAATGGCGACTCTCAACCAGCAGGAGGGGGTATTAATTATTTGGAGAGAATGTGTTAACTGTGTTAAATTATAAAGTAAATCAGTCCAAATCTGGCACAACTTCTTGTTCGCCGCAAATAGGAAATCTATTGTATGTGTGGCACTGTAGCTCTAAGGTAAGTCAACCCATTTTTTCCCgtagagctacagacctgcatgATCAAGTTAAATGACATAAATGgtaataaatgtaattattatactttcatgttaaatactgaaatctgattggtttagacgcagttgataatccgttctattccctcagcgttagcaacacacttagcaacgggtaacaacgaattgttacatgcgcgtaaattatgcgcgcactgttcgccgtggaattcacgtcatttctatataaaagcagtaaaaactAAAAACGTctataaaattaagacattcagtatgataaaataaatagtacctgtttgggaggataccagttgaatttgacaccccgagaaaaccattgtcaacctccgcttcgcgtcggttgacaatggttttctcgggatatcatttaatatttattcgtttgatgagatatcggcgcttctgattggtcgaaaaatttctttgatacctgcatcaataaaatttttgccggatctacttttctcaactgttctgatcaaacactatttatagaacgggaatttccaaaataaacactgtcaacaaagtgtaatgttgtgtctgttttattgtcagcaaacaaaatacaactttataaacataaaaacttgaaagtctaaccttcaaaaataaacaaaacacaatatcttattcacgaaatagaaaattaagcgtcttctcacgatttcgtctgtttgagatcaatcaacattactgcgaggctggctgttccttttccagaataattataacgaacatataggcccatacactttcacggtaacactgctgttcaaatttggtaacgatgatttttaaatttacacagtaccctacatgatcggtcatcagaaattcaaaataagcATCGTTATGAGTacaatgcatcaactccttcggcgcattccaagcggcagatactagtataccatttaagtacatcactggctatctagttaccacaacgtttacaaaagtcgcttatacatactattctttgtcgacataacaactattttcgtccacgatcgcctctccttggatggttatgtccagttgcatattccaccgatctcacatgaaaactagatTTATTACgaatttttctgcacagtgaataatatcacaagctatcgcatgtattttcctttcgttttcaattcagtcgGTTctgattttaactcactatttgtgtttaatccattaaattcagtacaattgctctgcatcagctgaaggcgcatccattttgaatattgttgctgttgttgttttgtattcatacgcgccgctttatttacattatttacatttttgatcaatgacacttcacatttttgatttgaaaatgttatattaaatgataagaaatgaagataataatttttctattgatcgacgtatcaaagaaaaaattgaccggaaaactttttcatcaatgcgctacgcgcattgatgaagttttccggtcaattttttctttgatacgtcgatcaatagaaaaattattatcttcatttcttaagtcaatttcaactgttaccctcccaaacaggcactatttatataatgcacctctaaagcaaagatttttatttgaacACATAGATTTGCACAAGTTATTTACTAGTTTATTTATTCATGCACGCTAAAAGCACTTACTAAAGCACCTACTTAATATTTGTCTATTTGTGTATTCTTCGATCAAATGGAAGAAAAACTCATGATAATGTCAAATATGTTTTTGACAAAAACAACTTGAATCATATCTGAAATACAGAATAATtagtattcaaattttagataaataTCTTGCATGCAAAAATACAAGTAGAATCTCAATTTCGATGTTCTTTTTCTTGTCTCCGCCaatatttcttcttcttttttcattttccagtTATAACCCTCACCGTTGTACTGATTATAATTTCCCACCAGGCGAACAAGACGGATGGCGGGAAAACAGGCTGGTCACATGATTTGGCGGGTGTTTGTTTCATTCCGGTCACGTGTTTAGTTGTGATACTGTTTTTGGAGCGATACAGTCAGGACCATAATCATCTCTGTTGTAAACCACTCAACTTTCTGGGTGATCACATTACAGTTTGATAAGATAATAGACTGAAAATTGCTTGCAGTGATAGATTGAATCTCGAAAGTAGATTGGAACAGATTTACCAACAAAGAACAATACCTTCAGTTTCTCTCTGAAAACAACAAATCTAAAATCAGAAAGTCATTTGGTATTAAATTATCTTGGTGGTAATACCATACATCAGTCTTCTCAATGTTACTTTTAACCAAATGGTAATTAAAACAAGAGCAGtgtgatgaaataaaattcttcCTTGAGCAGgatgcattaaaatttcagccgtactaaattaaataattttcctgTTATCCCATCATCATATAAGGTGAAAAGAGCTTTTGGTCATGATTTCGGTAAGATGGAGAAATTCTACAAATtcatgtgaaaataaaattatgaattgttCCTCTTTACGCTGCTCAAAGAGATACCATGcaattaaatgcatgtaatacaAAGAACACAAAGCTTCAACAACTATATTAGACTCCCTTCCTCTCATTGATCCGGTGGTCTTGATACAAGGCATATTTTATTAAACAAGAGCGTTTTAGCTACCATTCCTTACCGTTTTGGTACAAAATGTCCATAAATATGTTTTGTGAATATGATGTGAATAATATACTAGTAATCAAAGGTTCTATACTATGACTATTGACTGTATATGTAGTGTACAGTAAATCCGTGCGTCAAAATAATAATCAACAAACATTATGATGATAGAAGTTTCTTCCAGGTGTGTGGTAGAAATACTTAATCAATGTATTAATTTGTACGTCTGTAGCAAAACATGTTTATGCAAatctgtatgaaaaataaaGGTGTATATTCCAATTTTAAGAAGACAACTGTGTATACATAACAATTATTTACGCGTCTCTCGGTGCTGCTACActtggtgttttgttttaacCGACAGAAGCAGATTCTTAAACAGCAAAAACATATTTTCGCGCgtgtgtgtgggttttttttttaaatgaccattCAGGAAGCTAGAAAAGATTTTCATATGCATCCCACGGGCTTAAATGAATATCATTTTCAACACGCAAATGCACTAAGTATTTGTATTGACGTGCATCAAATAAATTAAGGGGTAACCATTCTCGAACCTGCTCCACTTTTAAAAAAGGTTGACCCCCGGGATTACAGATAAAAATCACAACAAACTCATCAATGCATAACTTTGGTTCATCATAAATTGATGTTGCAAAAGATCTGTCTTTTTCTTATCTCGCTTCTTCcaacgaaaaaacaaacaaaaaggaGTAACTAGTTGAAAATGGTAGTTGTATGGTAGCAGATTTTGTTATCAGTAATGGTGCGTATCTTTGTATGATTACACCAGTCGTTTCAGTATTTCAATTCGCTACTATACCAGTTTGTCCTTGTAATTAAGATAACAAATGTTTACAGGAACAACGTAAATTTAATATGAGCATGATAAAAAGTGATAAAGTCCTATAAATGACGAAGAATTTCCATTGTTTTAAGTGACGTCACATTTCGGCGTGGCAGGTTAAAATGATTTCTCTTTCACTCGATTGGTAATTTTGAAGTGAAAAGGCAATTTTGATCGAACCGAAAATCAATACTTCGATTAATAACCATCTTTGACGTCTGTCGGTATCTGTTTGATATCTATTTATCAAGAGATCGGGTAGTGTGGCCTATATAGAGATATGCCTAATATAGCACATCTCATAGTTATCTGTTCCCAAAGCTAGGGTGTACTTGATTTACTGTGCTTCATGTTATCTGTTCCCAAGGCTAGGGTGTACTTGATTTACTGTGCCTCATAAACAATCCGACAGTCATCAAAGTTATGTTTACCATCTTGCACATCTAACTACTTTAATATCCTTATATCGTATCATTTGATTACAATGCTAACAATTACATCGATAAATGTTTattcacaagaaaaaaaacctgcGTGTTACAAAGTAGTTTGGCAACAGCATTTGGGGAAAAGTTATAGCGTTTGCTTTCACCACATATTCAGAAAGACCTCTGACAGTAAAGAATAAAACAAGAAGTCCACgggccatatcgctcacctgagcaacaatagccataactcTTCAAATCTGCATCAAAGTATctaattcaaaatatcttgacaatttAGCAAAGTAGATTTTACactgaaagttaaaaaaaaaatcttccttttcttatccacatatttttatgttgaaattcaagccccttttgttgtttatatattttacccCTTAtccttttgtggccccacccttcttCAGGGAACTGTGATTTGATCAAACTTAATCTCCACAATCTGCGCtttcacaaaagtttcagcattttgGGCTGAATGCTTTTCCAGAAGattttttattctatagatatatccttatgtaaaaaaaaaaattcgaccCCTATTGTGGCTAAACCCTATCCTGGGGGTcaagattttaacaaactttattctaaactacctgaggatgcttcccacaagttacagcttttctggctaactggttttagagaagaagattttaaaaggtttttcTCAATATGATTTAACATGTATGTCAAAATTCATTCCCTCATTGTAGCCCCAACCTACctcggggaccataatttgtataaacttgaatttacaccacctgaggatgcttccacactaGTTACAGCTtgtctggccaattggtttttgcGAAGAAGaattatatagatttttttccgGTAATTtgctttgtaaaaattcatcccccattgtggccccaccatacccccggggaccatgatttgaagaaacttgagtctacactacctgaggatgctttcacgccgatgtattaccgcatgtccaaatttattttgttatattcataatgagcgttgcacaatttacaaattactttagtctCGTGTACActagtttttcataaacaagtactccaaaagttttccacactccaTATTTAGCCtcctaacagttttgacaactttacgaggttttccgccatctttgtactttcatattaggcgcgcggactaaaaatagccgatatatgaagctcggatatttttgaaaaattaaaaaaagttcggtaaggtatcgttgtattaatggtaaatgtatcgatccaaatatcgtcaaaataaataccgcgatgcaccggtgcatcggtggatcgtcccatccctaTTTCAcgcaaatttcaaattttctggcttaatggtttttaaaaagatttttgaaaaatacaaccaatttttctaaatttcttaattatctcccctttaaagagaagaataaacttgaatccccttcatcAAATGATAATGATACTTTGTGGCAGGTTTGCTTTAAAAAGTGGCTCtctggttctggagaagaaggtgaaaattttaaaagtttacgaCAACGTCGCCGATAaagacgacagacaacggacaaattttgatcagaaaagctcacttgagctttcagctcatgTGAGCTAAAAAGATTTCAATCTTATATTTTCAAGTATTGAACAGCTCTTTAATACTCATTTCTGAATAGTACAGTGCTTGAAAAAAGCGCCTGGAAATTTGAGAAAGGGGTAGGGTATTCTTGTCTTTACACGTCCCCCAAACTTTTAAACTACGCAAAATCTCAATATTTCAGCATAAAGAATCATGATATGGAGAGAAAATGTATTCATTGCACtgtacttttaaatttttgctaatggttttatcatttgtttttaataaaggtGACATTTAACTGTTCTTTGACAAGAAACACTCAATTTGTTTTAATAGTGAATTACAGCTGTTTTCCTTTATAAGAATGAAAACATGAAAGACTCGAGAGTGATTTAAAAATGTCTATTGCTAAACGGtcgaaaaacaatattttgatattaatgttTCCGTACCACAAAATTGAACAGCTTGATTAATTTTCTATTGAAATCTATAGATAAATGTACCAGTGACTCAAGCTGAAATCGTTTTAACACCTTAATAAATCATATAGAAACAATTTTAGACATAGTAAATGAAGTTGTTTAAGAAACTGACGCATTTTTCTCTTTATACG
Coding sequences within it:
- the LOC128167634 gene encoding uncharacterized protein LOC128167634 yields the protein MYKLRLRQSYLSFGAFGCYGVSLLFFIICFCSNHWWYLQLDGKVINMGLWTGCWSSTSGESKCSSSIFDDKHFQNGGGSDWYHGARILMTCSLIAIFLQEFALIGYLCINEVEKYRQKLAGAVLGFSAVIVFLLLLNFLVTAPEANQLPGGSIGWSFGLTFLCILSEVAVGVAIFLERKNKHDSKKTLNTKNEAISSVHDSKPHNLDPAMVTFWLDPHPRDDLSFSYRSSTGSLNIPYVPDNLSIDTVSTDVVKYIEEPGSSKRGHLEWEV